Below is a window of Deinococcus apachensis DSM 19763 DNA.
CACCCTCACGTCTTTCTCATGCATTGGGACGCCTGTCCCCCGGCATCTGCTACGCTGGGGCGTTCATGATCGCGCACGTGATCAATCCCGGATCGAGCAGCGTGAAACTCGCCTGCGCCGACCTCCAGCCCAGCGAGAATCCGGCCCTGCCCGGCCAACTGCGCCTGAGCCTGACCCGCGCCGAGGTGCCTCTGGAGGGGCCTCCGGGCGAGCAGGACATCAGCGCCCTGACCCGCGCGGTGCTGGACATGACCGCGGGCTGGCCTGCCCCGGACGCCGTCGTGGCCCGGGGGGGCTGGCTGGGGCGGGTGGCGGCGGGCACTTACCGGGTCACGCCGGAACTCGCGCGCTATGCGGCTGACGAGGACCGCGACGGCCTGGGCAGCGTCCTTGCCCTGGGGGTGGGGGAGGCGCGGGGGGTGCCCGCCTTCGTGGTGGACCCCCAGAGCGTGAACGAACTGCTTCCCGAGGCGCGGGTGACCGGGGTGCGGGGGGTGACGCGAGAGGCCCGCTTCCACGCGCTTAATGCCCGCGTGGTCGCTCGCCGCGCCGCGCACGAAGTCGGCCTGCGGCTCCAGGACGCCCGGGTGGTCGTCGCGCATTTGGGGGCCACGACCAGCGTCACGGCCTTCGACCGGGGCCGCGCCATCGACACCAGCGGCATGGGGCCCGACGGTGGGCCGCTGGGGGCCCGCCAAGCCGGGCCGCTGCCCACCACCACCCTGCTGCGGCTGGCCGGGGAACACCCCCGCACCGAGCTGCTCCGGTCTCTCGCCGCCGAGAGCGGTTTCCTGGCCCTGACCAGCAGCGCGAACCTGAGGGAACTGGAGGCGCGCGAGGAGAGCGACCCGGCCGTGCAGGCCGCCGCCGCCGCCTTCGTCCACCAGGCGTGCAAGGCCATCGGGGAGCAGTGCGGGGCGCTGCCGGGCCGACCGGACGCGCTGGCAATCACCGGGGGGGCAGCCCACTGGGAGGCCGTGGTGGACCGCATTGAGCGGCGCCTCGGCTGGATCGCCCCCGTGATCATCGTCCCCGGTGAGCTGGAACTTGAGGCGCTGGCGGAGGGCGCGGGCCGGGTGCTGCTGGGCCTGGAGGCGCCCCGGGACTGGACGCCCCCCGTCCCTGACCCGGACGGAAGCCGCTAGCGTGGCCCGCCGCCGCCCGCCTCGCCCGGCCCCCGAACCCATCCGCGCGACGAGCATGTGGCGGGTAGATCAGGTGTTCCTCGCCCGGCGCGGCCAGCGCATTGAGGTCACCTGCTCGCTGGTGAACGACCGCGGCGGCCTGCGAAACCTCAGCGTGGTGGCCCCCACCGACGACCCCCCGGAGGCCCTGCGCCACGCCGCGCGCTTCATCGCCGGAAGGGGCAATGTTTCCAGCGCCCGGCAGGCCCGGGTGCGCTGGGCGCGCGAGCAGACCACCACCCTGCAAGACGAGCTGATCCGCGACCGCGCCCTGGAGGACGACTTTCAGGACGCCTTCGAGGACACCATGCAGGAGGTGCGCGACCGGATGAGGTAGGAACAGCCGTCGGTGCCCCGCCGTGCAGGTGATCCTGGACTAAGGCGCGGCATTTCCGGCGGGGAAGAGAAGACCCGCTTCCCTGTGGGCCGACGCGCTGGCAGAGCTTTCCCTCCACAACCAAAGAAAAAGCCCCACCGGATGGTGGGGTTCTGTGGTTGCAGGGACAGGATTTGAACCTGTGACCTCCGGGTTATGAGCCCGACGAGCTACCAGACTGCTCTACCCTGCGTTACCTCTTGCTTGCGCGCCTTTTTTGGCGCTCAGGAATAGTAGCGCGGGTTCAAAAATATGTCAACTGCCGCTCCGGTGAGCGATGCGGCGCTAGGCTGGGGCCGTGACGGAGACCAGCCCGGAGAGCATTCAGGGGCGCAAGCTCCGCCATATCGAGGCCTGCCTGCTGCCGGAAAGCCAATATGCGGGCGTGACGACCGGCTTGGAGCGGGTGCCTTGGCCCTACCGGGCGCTCCCGAACCTTGATCTGGAAGACGTGAGCCTGGAGACGGCCTTCCTGGACCGGACGCTGGCGGCCCCCGTGCTCATCGGAGCGATGACAGGCGGGGCGCAGCGGTCGGCCGTCATCAACCGGAACCTCGCCATTGCCGCGCAGAGGCTGGGGGTCGGCCTGATGTTGGGTTCGCAGCGGGTGATGCTGGAGCGCCCCAGTACGGCCGCCAGCTTCCAGGTGCGCGAACTGGCGCCCGATGTGCTGCTGGTCGGGAACCTCGGGGCGGCGCAGTTCGGGCTGGGCTATGGCGCCGGGGAGGCGGAGCGGGCAGTGCGCGGGGTGGGCGCGGACGCCCTGGCGATCCATGTGAATCCGCTCCAGGAGGCCATGCAATCGGGGGGCGACACCCGTTGGGCCGGTCTGGCTGCGCGGCTCGCCGAGGTCGTCCCCGCCTTGCCCTTCCCGGTGATCCTCAAGGAGGTGGGGCACGGGCTGGACGGGGCGACCATTCGGGCTGTGGCGGGGGCGGGCTTCGCGGCGCTCGACGTGGCGGGGGCGGGTGGCACGAGTTGGGCGCGGGTGGAACAGCTCGTCCGGTACGGCGAGGTCCTCATGCCCGACCTGTGTGAGGTGGGCGTTCCGACCGCCCAGGCCCTGGTGGACGCCCGCCGCGCAGCGCCTGGTACGCCCCTGATCGCGTCCGGTGGCATCCGCACCGGTCTGGACGCGGCCCGTGCCCTGGCCCTCGGCGCGCGGGTTGTCGCGCTCGCCCGGCCCCTGCTCGAACCCGCGTTGGAGAGCGCCGAGGCGGTGGAAGCCTGGCTCTCCCGTTTCATTCACGAGTTGCGGATTGCCCTGTTCGTCGGGGGATATTCGGGTGTCGGGGCGGCCAGGGGAACGGCGAGCCCGGCGCGTTGAGGAGGAACGGACCCGGGCCTCAGCGCCGCGCCTCCACCCCCAGCAACTGCGCCCCCAGGCTGCCGTAACTCACCTCGTCGGCGGGGGGGTGGGTCAGGCCCGCGCGGGCGTCGCGCAGCAGGCGTTCCAACGGCAGCGCGGGCGTGAGGGCCGCTCCCCCCGCCGTCCGGACGGCGAGGTCGGTGGCACTCACCGCGGCGTTCGTGGCGTAGGCCTTGGCGACGGCCAGGGCGGGAACGGCTTCGTTGGTCGGCGCGTCGTCCCAGCCCCGCGCGGCCTCCAGGAGAAGGGCGCGGGCCGCCCGCAACTCGCCCGCGATGCGCCCCACGTTCTCCTGCACTCGCGGCAGGGTGGCGATGGGGGCACCCAAAGCGGTCGGCACCCGTTCCCGGGCGTAACCCACCAGGGCACCCAGCGCCGCGAAGCCCACGCCCAGGTACGTCGCCGCGATGGCCGTCCAGAACCACGCGCTGCTCGCCGGATGCCCCGGTACGGGTGGGGCGAGGAGGTCGCCGGGCACGTGGACCCCCGCGAACGTCACGTCATGGCTGCCGCTGCCGCGCAGGGCGAGGGCCCCGGTCCAGGTGGGCTCGATCCCCACGCCGGGGGCGTGCATGTCCACGAGCAGCCGGACGACCTCGCCCCCCGGGGTAGCCGCGCTCACCACGGCGAGGTCGAGGGCGCGCGCCCCCGTCGCCCAGGTCTTGCGCCCGGTCAGGTGCCAGCCGTCCCCCTCCGGCACGGCAGTCGTGCGGGGCAGGCCGCCGCGCGAGGGGCTGCCGAGTTCCGGCTCGCTCGCCAGGGCGTTCACCAACCGCCCCTCCACACTCGCCCGCGCGAGGGCTGCGAGCATTGGCCCAGGCAACGTGCCCCCCTGAAAGGCCGCGCCGACCACGTGGGTGTGCATCGCCAGCACCAGGGCGAGTGCGGCGTTCGCCTGGCCGAGCGTGAGTTGCGCCGCCGCGTACTCCTCCAGGGTGGCGCCCAGGCCTCCCCGCTTCCGCGGGAGGGTCAGCCGGGTGTACCCGCTCGCCCGCAGGGCCGCCGCCGCCGCCGGGGTCACGTCCTGCGCGGCCTCGCAGGCCTCCGCGTGGGAGCGGATGGCCCGGGCCGCGCGGTCAGTCACGTCTTGCAGGGTGGGGGAGAGGACGTGCGTCACGCCCGGCAGGGTAGCGTCTGCACCCGGCCCCGCCTATGTCAGCGCGGACAGTTCAGGCCGGGTGAGGTGCCGCGCCGTCCAGCTCGCCGCACTTCCAAGAGGCGAAGGTGCAGGCGAGCCGCGGCGCCTCCCGCGCCCCAAGACCCCCGCAATAGGCGCGGACAAACGCGGCCAGGAGCGCGTCTCCCGCCCCGTCGGTGCTGACGACCGGCCGCGTGGGCACGGCGGGCTGGTGCCAGGGCAACCGCCCCCGCTTCGAGAGCAGCGCTCCGCCCCCAGCCCGATCACAACGAGTTCCGGGTCCCAGGCCCCGCGGTAGGCCCGTAACGTGTCCGGCGGGGGGCAGCGAGAGGTTTGCCCCGCTCAGGGGTAGGTCCAGGCGTCGCCTGGAGGTCGGTGACGACTGGAACGCCCACGGCCTGCGCGAGGGGAAGCAGTTCGCGGGTCCACGTGGCGTTGGTGAGAACGGCGACCTGGGCTTCCGCCAGCGCATCTTGAGAGAGCGGGATGGGAGCCGCCCGCTCTGGCAGGCCCTTCAGGTCGCGGTAAATCTGCCGGACACCCTCGGGCGCGCTCAGCACCAGCGAGAGCGGCGTGGCGGGCGCGAGCACGGGGTGGAGCTGGATTCCCGCTCTCCCCGCCGTCTCCCGAATGACCTTTCCCGCCGGGTCGTCTTCCAGGAAGGCCAGCCGCCGCACCTCCGCCCCCAGCCGTGTCAGGGCGTTCGCCACGTTGAGCCCCACCCCGGACACCCCGAGCGTCAGGGCACCGGGATACTCCGCGCGCTCGACGGCGGGCAGCGTCGGCGAGGAGGCCGCGAAGCCCGGTTCCAGATTGACATTCCCGCGGACCACGGCCCGTAGCGGGGAGGAGGACCTGGCCAGTGTACCCCCCTCCCGGATTCGCTTGAAACAGAATATAATATTGTCACTATGTCTAAGGCCTCACGAGATTCCGCACGTGCCGTCATCCAGGCCCGCTTTCGGGAGAGCGTGGACCGCGACGTCAGCGGCCTCGCCGCCGGGCAGTGCCAGGAGGGCGGGCTGTCCGCCCCCGACGGAACTCCCGCCCATATCCTCTGTCTGGGGAGCCACCCGGCCGTCACGGGGCTGATCTGGGAGGACTTCCACCCGAACTGGGAGGAGGTCGTGTACGTGTACGACGGTACCCGCACCGAGCTGACCCGTTACCTCAACGCCAAGCTGCACCTGACGGTCACGCTCGCCGCCGCCGGGCACGAGAACACTCCCGGCGTCCAGGCCGCCCTGCTCGCCGCGCGGCAGGCCCTGTACGCCCTGTGGATCGCCTGGGCGGGGTACCAGGCCACCACGACCGACGCCCTGGCCCACGCCGTCACCGAATTCGAGGACGTGCGCTGAGGGGAGGGCTGACCCCGTCAGTCCTTTGCCCGCAGGCCGAACAGCAACATATCCAGCACCGCCTCGGGCAGGTCGGCCGTGACCCCCTGAGGAACCTCCGCCAACCCGGAAAGCACGCTCAGAAACGTCCAGCCGCTCACCGCCGTATCGTGCGGCCGAAGTTCGCCCCGCTCAACCCCCACGCGCAGCACCTGCTCGACGCGCGCGAACAACGAGCGGGCGAAGAAGAACTGCACCCGGGCCCGGTGCGGGTCGGGTAATTCGAGGGCGGCGCGGCGCAACACCTCGTGCCCCTGCAGGTTGGTCAGGCCGTACCGCAGCAGACGCAGCAGGGCCTCCGGGGCGGGCAACGCCGCGGGCAGGAGCTGTTCGAGGGCGTCCGCCTCGCCCGCAAGGACCTCCTCGATGGCCGCGACGAGCAGGGCCTCCTTGTTGGGATAGTGGTGGTAGAGGGCGCCGGGCGTCACGCCGCTCGCCCGCGCGACGTCGCGCATATGGGTGGCCGCGTAGCCGCGCTGGGCGACGAGCTGCTTGATGGCCTGCCGAGCCGCCCCCGCCACATCGCGGTCGGCGGCGGTTTTGCGGGGGCGACCGCGGCTGGGGGCGTGGATCATGGCGTGGTCTCACTGTGGCTCATCGTGCAGTGGGGGGACAACCCTCAGGCCTAAATTGAACATCAATTCAATTACCGAGACTGCGTCCAGGTTGCCCGTTCCCGCCCAGGAGGATGCCATGACTGCGCCCGTTGATTCGCCCGCCGCTCCGCCCATGCGCTGGCGCTGGTACCACGGCCTGGCCTTTTACCTCGCTCAGAATGCGGTCGGCTACATCCTGGGTGAACTGGTCAGCCAGGCCCGCGGCACACCGGGCCGCTCACGCCCGTCGAGCTTCGGCCCGTACTTCAAGTCCCTCCGGAATGCTCGCTTCGCCCCACCCTCAGAAGCGTTCCTCCCCGTCTGGGCGGTGAACAACGCCAGCGCGATCTACGGCCTCCTGCGCGCGCTGAACCGGCCCAGGGGTACGCGGGGCCGCGACGAGTTTCTGACCCTCCAGGCACTCTCCTGGCTGGACCTGGTGATCTGGAATGCCGCCTACTTCGCCGTGCGCTCCCCCATTCACGGCCTGGTCCTCACGGTGCTCCTCCTGGTCTTCACCATCGCCAGCGTGTGGGTGGCGGCGTTCCGGCTGCGGGACAGCCAGGTCGCGCTCTCGCTCGCCACGCTCTTCATCTGGCTGACGCTCGCGTCACCCGTGGCCTTTTTTCAGATGCTGTGGAACCGTGACGATCTCTACGGAGTCGGCCCGTTTGCGAACCCCGACCCGCGCTTCCTGCGGCGAGGCGCTGGCCGCGAGGACGGCCGAAACGGGCAGGCGGCCCCGGGCGTCCACGGGAGTGGGTCGGCAGACACCGCTGCGACGGGTGCTTGAAGCAGCTCCGGCAAGTCAACGACACACTGACGTTCCCGGTCCGCAGCCTGACCTTCAGGTTTTCCTCCGCGCAGAGCTGCAGTCGGCCCGTCAGGGCGCCTCGTGGTTGCTGGCCAGTGGGGTCCGGGCGTGCAGAGACGCCCTCCTGTGGGCCGGGTGGGAGAACCTCCGTACCTCGTGGGTAACGCGGTTTGTCGCCCCTCCCGGGGTAGCCTGGGGCAGCCATTCCAGCCCAGCCGCCGCTTTCCCAGGAGGTTCCCACCCCATGACCCAGCCTACCCTGCCCGAATCGTTTCGTGCCCTGCGCGCCGTGAAGGACGATGCGGGCTTCCGCGCCGAGGTCCGGCAGCTCACGCCCGCGGACCTGCCGGGTGGCGACACAGTCGTCCGCGTCACCCACTCCAGCCTGAACTACAAAGACGGTCTGGCGGTGACGGGGAAGCCCGGCGTGCTGCGGTCGTACCCGATGACGCCGGGAATCGACTTGGCCGGGACGGTCGTCAACGACGAGACGGGCGCCTACCAGCCCGGCGACGCGGTGCTGTTGACCGGTTGGGGCATCGGCGAGCGGCAGGACGGGGGGTATGCCGAGTATGCGCGGGTCCGGTCCGAGTGGCTGGTCCCCCTGCCCGAGGGAACCACCGCCGAGTGGGCGATGAGCGTCGGCACGGCGGGCTTCACGGCCATGCTGGCGGTGTTGGCGCTGGAAGACCACGGCCTGACCCCTGAAAGCGGCGAGGTGCTGGTCACCGGCGCGGCGGGAGGCGTGGGCAGCACGGCAGTCGCCCTCCTCGCGGCGGCGGGCTATACGGTCACGGCCAGCACCGGACGGCGGGAGGAGGAGGCATACCTGCGCTCCCTGGGCGCCTCGAACGTCGTTGGCCGGGAGGAACTGCCTGGGCTGAAGCGGCCCCTCGAAAAGGAACGCTGGGCGGGCGTGGTGGACAGCGTGGGGGCCGAGACGCTGGCCGGGGCACTTGCCAGCACCCGCACGCACGGGTCGGTCGCGGCCTGCGGGCTGGCGGGGGGGAGTGCCCTCGGGACCACCGTCTTTCCCTTCATCCTGCGCGGCGTGAACCTCCTGGGCATCGACTCGGTGAACTGCCCCACTCCCCGCCGCCGCGCCGCCTGGGAACGTCTGGCCCGCGATCTTCCCGCCCCCCGTCTCGCAGACGTGACGCAGATTCGCCCGCTGAGCGACGTGCCCACACTCGCCAGGGCGATTCTGGCCGGGCGGGTGCGGGGCCGCACGGTGATCGACGTGAGGAGCTAAATTCCGCACGTTTAGTGATTACGCGGGCAGCGTAACGCGTTATTCTGTCCTCGATGACCGCCACCGCCCCTTCCACCACCGACCAGCGCGCCCTGCAAACCCTGAAAAGCGTATGGGGTTATGACGCCTTCCGGGGCGTGCAGGCCGACATCGTCCGCACGGTGGTGGAGGGGGGCCATGCGCTCGTGCTGATGCCCACGGGCGGTGGCAAGAGCCTGTGCTACCAGGTTCCCTCGCTGCTGCGGAGTGGGGTGGGCGTTGTGGTCTCGCCCCTGATCGCGCTGATGAAGGACCAGGTGGACGCGCTGCGGCAGGTCGGCGTGCGCGCGGCCTTCCTGAACTCCACCCTCGGCCCCCAGGAGGTGCGGGAGGTCGAGTCGGCCCTGACCGCCGGGGACCTCGACCTGCTGTACGTGGCGCCCGAGCGGCTGCTGCTCCCGCGCACCCTCGACCTGCTCGACAGGGCTCCGGTGGCCCTCTTCGCCATCGACGAGGCGCACTGCGTCTCCCAGTGGGGGCACGATTTCCGGCCGGAGTACGGGCAGCTTCACGTGCTGCCGGAGCGGTTTCCGCACATCCCGCGCGTGGCCCTGACCGCCACCGCCGACGAGCGCACCCGGGCGGACATGCTGCGCGTCCTCGGCCTGCACGGGGCGCCGCAGTTCATCTCCTCCTTCGACCGGCCCAACCTCCAGTACCGGGTCATGCCCAAGGAGGGGCCGAAAACGCAGCTCCTTGACTTCATCCGCACTGAGCACGAGGGGGACGCGGGTATCGTGTACTGCCTGTCGCGCAATTCGGTGGAGGAGACGGCGGGGTGGCTCCAGGCACAGGGGGTGGACGCGCTGCCGTACCACGCGGGCCTCTCGCCGCGCGAGCGCAACCACGCGCAGGACCGCTTCCTGAACGAGGAGGGGCTGGTCGTCGTGGCGACCGTCGCCTTCGGGATGGGGATCGACAAGCCGAACGTGCGCTTCGTCGCCCACCTCGACCTGCCCAAGAGCCTGGAGGGGTACTACCAGGAGACGGGCCGCGCCGGGCGCGACGGCCTGCCGGGCACGGCCTGGATGGTCTACGGCCTCGCCGACGTGGTGAACGTCAAGCGGATGCTCGACCAGAGCCTGGCGCCCCCTGACGTGAAGCGCATCGAGGCCGCCAAGCTCGACGCCCTGCTGACCTACTGCGAGGCCGCGACCTGCCGCCGCCAGGTGCTCCTGGCGTACTTCGGCGAGACGCTGGAAAAGCCCTGCGGCAACTGCGACGTGTGCCTGAACCCTCCCCGTGTGCGCGACGCCACCCGCGAGGCGCAGATGGCCCTCTCGGCCGCGGTCCGGACAGGCAACCGTTTCGGGGCGGCCCACCTGACGGACGTTCTACTCGGCCGTGAAACCGAGAAAGTCCGGGCGATGGGGCACCACCAGCTCCCCACCTTCGGCGTCGGCAAGGAGCACGACGAGAAGACCTGGCGGGGGCTCTTGCGCCAACTCGTCAGCCTGGGGTATCTGGCGGCGGGAGAACACCACGGCCTGAGCGCCACCCCCAAGGCCCGCGCGCTGCTGAAGGGCGAGGAGACGCTCAAGCTGCGCGAGGAGACGCTGGCCCCGAAGCCAGCCCGGGCGGGGCGCGACCGCTCGGCCCGGCAGAACCGTGCCCCGGTGGGTGCCCAGGATCAGCCGCTCTTCGAGGCCCTGCGGCAGTGGCGGCTGGGCAAGGCGCGCGAGCAGTCGGTCCCGCCCTACGTGATCTTCAGCGACGCGACCCTGAAGACCATCGCCGAACTGCGCCCCGGCAGCCTGCAAATCCTGGGAACAGTAAGCGGCGTCGGCGGGCGCAAGCTGGAAGCCTACGGCGAGGAGGTGCTGGGGGTGGTGCGGGGGCATTCGGGCGGGCCTCGTCCGATGTCCGGTCGTCAGCCCACCGAGGCCGAGCGCGGCGCGGCGGGCAATGCGGCGGTGCTGGGACTCTTGCGCGGAAGTGTCAGGCCCCCAGCCCCCACCCCCGAAGTCGGAACCTGGCCTTCGACCCTCTTTCCGGACTCGCCGTCCCCACAACCCGCAGCCGACGACCCACAACCTCACCACGGGGTCGCCGAAGCCCTGCGCGAGCTTCGCAAAGAACTCTGCCGCGAGACGGGGCTCAGCGCCTTCGTGATCTTTCCCAACGCGACGCTGGCGGCACTGGCGGAACGGCAACCCCGCACGCTGGCGGACCTCCGGGGCCTCCCCGGCCTGGGCGAGAAGCGCATTGAGGCTTACGGCGAGCGGATCATCGACGCGGTGCTGACCGCGCTGGACGGGTAGCCTGGGGCATGTCCGCCACTGCCTTGCGTCTGAGTCACGCCTTTCGCCGCAACCTCGGCCTGATCACCCGGCACACCGGGGACGTGTCGGAGGAGGCCGCTCTCGTCCGAGCGGGGGAGGGCAGCAGCCTGAACTGGGTGGTCGGACACTGCCTGGCGAGCCGTACCCGCATCCTGGAGAGTCTGGGTGCCCTGCCGGAGGGGCTGGACGTGTCGGCTGTCCGGGGCTGCTACGGCCGGGGGACGGCGCCGTACCCGGACGCCGCCTGGCTCCTCACCGACCTGCTGCGCTGGCTGGAGGCCTCGCAGACACAACTGGAGTCGGCGCTGTCCACGGCCAACCTGTCCGTTCCCAGCGAGTCGCCCTTCGGCGCCCTGCCGCTGGCGGACCTGCTCGACCAGTTCGCCTGGCACGAGGCCACGCACGCGGGGCAACTCGCGGTGCTGCGGCGGGTGGCGGCCTTAGTCGGCGCCTGACGTTTCCCGGGCCGCACCCGGCGTCTGGGCTACGGCAGGCTTCCCCGCCCGCAGCACGAGGCTAAGCGCGAAGCCCGCCGCCACGAGGACGAAGGCAAAGACGTAAGCGCGCCTGAGCCCCTCCGCCAGTGCCGGTCCGCCTGCGGCAATGGCCGCCGAGCCGATGAGCAGGGCCATCAGCGCCACACCCAGCGCGCCGCCCATCTGCCGGGCGAACAGCACGCCGCTCGTGACGGCGCCGAGTTCCGGGCGGGCCGCCTCCTCCTGCGCCGAGAGGAGCAGGCTGAGCATCGCAAAGCCCATCCCCATGCCGACCACGAAGCCCAGGGCCGACGTGACCCACAGCGGCGCGTGGACCACCAGCGTGAGGAGGGCGAACGTTCCGGTAAGTACCAGAAAGCCCACCTGCGCCAGCCGGGCGAGCGGCACCCGGGTGAGCAGCCGCGCGCTCAGGATGCTCGTCAGCGTCCAGCCCACCAGCATGGGGGTGAGGATTGCCCCCGCGCCCGTCGCGCCGCCCCCGCCCACGCCCTGCGCGTACAGTGGGAGATAGGCGATCACGCCGAAGTAGGCCGCGCCGCCCAGGAAGTTGCCGGTAAAGGCGATGGCCGTCGCCCGCCGGGCCAGTGCCCGCATGGGGAGCAGCGGGTCCGGGTGCCGCCGCTCCACCGCCACGGCGGCGAGCAGGATGAGCAGGCCGGGCAGGGCGAGCGGCCAGGCGCGGCCCTCCAGACCCCACACAGTCAGGCCGCTCCCCAGCGTGAAGAGGGCCGCCCCCGCCCAGTCCAGCCGCGCGGGGCGCGGCGTGCCCGTCTCGCGCAGGTGCCGCCAGGCGATCAGCAGGGAGGCCAGCCCGAACGGCAGGCTCGCGTAGAAGGTCCAGCGCCACGACAGCGTGTCCGTCAGCCACCCGCCCAGCAGCGGACCCAGCAGGCCCGACAGGCCCCACACCCCGCTGATGAAGGCCTGCACCCGCCCGCGCTCGGCGAGCGAGTACGTCTCCCCGATGATCGTCAGCGTGAGGGGGAGCACTGCCCCCGCCCCGAGTCCCTGGAGCGCCCGCGCCGCCACCAGCCAGCCCATGCTCTGCGCGAGGCCGCACAGCGCGCTCCCCAGCAGGAACAGCACCACCCCGATCAGGTACAGCCGCCTGCGCCCCAGCACGTCCGACGCCCGGCCCCACAGCGGGCTGCTCACGGTG
It encodes the following:
- the recQ gene encoding DNA helicase RecQ, producing the protein MTATAPSTTDQRALQTLKSVWGYDAFRGVQADIVRTVVEGGHALVLMPTGGGKSLCYQVPSLLRSGVGVVVSPLIALMKDQVDALRQVGVRAAFLNSTLGPQEVREVESALTAGDLDLLYVAPERLLLPRTLDLLDRAPVALFAIDEAHCVSQWGHDFRPEYGQLHVLPERFPHIPRVALTATADERTRADMLRVLGLHGAPQFISSFDRPNLQYRVMPKEGPKTQLLDFIRTEHEGDAGIVYCLSRNSVEETAGWLQAQGVDALPYHAGLSPRERNHAQDRFLNEEGLVVVATVAFGMGIDKPNVRFVAHLDLPKSLEGYYQETGRAGRDGLPGTAWMVYGLADVVNVKRMLDQSLAPPDVKRIEAAKLDALLTYCEAATCRRQVLLAYFGETLEKPCGNCDVCLNPPRVRDATREAQMALSAAVRTGNRFGAAHLTDVLLGRETEKVRAMGHHQLPTFGVGKEHDEKTWRGLLRQLVSLGYLAAGEHHGLSATPKARALLKGEETLKLREETLAPKPARAGRDRSARQNRAPVGAQDQPLFEALRQWRLGKAREQSVPPYVIFSDATLKTIAELRPGSLQILGTVSGVGGRKLEAYGEEVLGVVRGHSGGPRPMSGRQPTEAERGAAGNAAVLGLLRGSVRPPAPTPEVGTWPSTLFPDSPSPQPAADDPQPHHGVAEALRELRKELCRETGLSAFVIFPNATLAALAERQPRTLADLRGLPGLGEKRIEAYGERIIDAVLTALDG
- a CDS encoding TetR/AcrR family transcriptional regulator — its product is MIHAPSRGRPRKTAADRDVAGAARQAIKQLVAQRGYAATHMRDVARASGVTPGALYHHYPNKEALLVAAIEEVLAGEADALEQLLPAALPAPEALLRLLRYGLTNLQGHEVLRRAALELPDPHRARVQFFFARSLFARVEQVLRVGVERGELRPHDTAVSGWTFLSVLSGLAEVPQGVTADLPEAVLDMLLFGLRAKD
- a CDS encoding butyrate kinase, whose amino-acid sequence is MIAHVINPGSSSVKLACADLQPSENPALPGQLRLSLTRAEVPLEGPPGEQDISALTRAVLDMTAGWPAPDAVVARGGWLGRVAAGTYRVTPELARYAADEDRDGLGSVLALGVGEARGVPAFVVDPQSVNELLPEARVTGVRGVTREARFHALNARVVARRAAHEVGLRLQDARVVVAHLGATTSVTAFDRGRAIDTSGMGPDGGPLGARQAGPLPTTTLLRLAGEHPRTELLRSLAAESGFLALTSSANLRELEAREESDPAVQAAAAAFVHQACKAIGEQCGALPGRPDALAITGGAAHWEAVVDRIERRLGWIAPVIIVPGELELEALAEGAGRVLLGLEAPRDWTPPVPDPDGSR
- a CDS encoding carbohydrate kinase family protein; the protein is MVRGNVNLEPGFAASSPTLPAVERAEYPGALTLGVSGVGLNVANALTRLGAEVRRLAFLEDDPAGKVIRETAGRAGIQLHPVLAPATPLSLVLSAPEGVRQIYRDLKGLPERAAPIPLSQDALAEAQVAVLTNATWTRELLPLAQAVGVPVVTDLQATPGPTPERGKPLAAPRRTRYGPTAGPGTRNSL
- a CDS encoding MDR family oxidoreductase gives rise to the protein MTQPTLPESFRALRAVKDDAGFRAEVRQLTPADLPGGDTVVRVTHSSLNYKDGLAVTGKPGVLRSYPMTPGIDLAGTVVNDETGAYQPGDAVLLTGWGIGERQDGGYAEYARVRSEWLVPLPEGTTAEWAMSVGTAGFTAMLAVLALEDHGLTPESGEVLVTGAAGGVGSTAVALLAAAGYTVTASTGRREEEAYLRSLGASNVVGREELPGLKRPLEKERWAGVVDSVGAETLAGALASTRTHGSVAACGLAGGSALGTTVFPFILRGVNLLGIDSVNCPTPRRRAAWERLARDLPAPRLADVTQIRPLSDVPTLARAILAGRVRGRTVIDVRS
- the fni gene encoding type 2 isopentenyl-diphosphate Delta-isomerase: MTETSPESIQGRKLRHIEACLLPESQYAGVTTGLERVPWPYRALPNLDLEDVSLETAFLDRTLAAPVLIGAMTGGAQRSAVINRNLAIAAQRLGVGLMLGSQRVMLERPSTAASFQVRELAPDVLLVGNLGAAQFGLGYGAGEAERAVRGVGADALAIHVNPLQEAMQSGGDTRWAGLAARLAEVVPALPFPVILKEVGHGLDGATIRAVAGAGFAALDVAGAGGTSWARVEQLVRYGEVLMPDLCEVGVPTAQALVDARRAAPGTPLIASGGIRTGLDAARALALGARVVALARPLLEPALESAEAVEAWLSRFIHELRIALFVGGYSGVGAARGTASPAR
- a CDS encoding acyl-CoA dehydrogenase family protein yields the protein MTHVLSPTLQDVTDRAARAIRSHAEACEAAQDVTPAAAAALRASGYTRLTLPRKRGGLGATLEEYAAAQLTLGQANAALALVLAMHTHVVGAAFQGGTLPGPMLAALARASVEGRLVNALASEPELGSPSRGGLPRTTAVPEGDGWHLTGRKTWATGARALDLAVVSAATPGGEVVRLLVDMHAPGVGIEPTWTGALALRGSGSHDVTFAGVHVPGDLLAPPVPGHPASSAWFWTAIAATYLGVGFAALGALVGYARERVPTALGAPIATLPRVQENVGRIAGELRAARALLLEAARGWDDAPTNEAVPALAVAKAYATNAAVSATDLAVRTAGGAALTPALPLERLLRDARAGLTHPPADEVSYGSLGAQLLGVEARR
- a CDS encoding PfkB family carbohydrate kinase, with protein sequence MDLPLSGANLSLPPAGHVTGLPRGLGPGTRCDRAGGGALLSKRGRLPWHQPAVPTRPVVSTDGAGDALLAAFVRAYCGGLGAREAPRLACTFASWKCGELDGAAPHPA
- a CDS encoding DinB family protein; its protein translation is MSATALRLSHAFRRNLGLITRHTGDVSEEAALVRAGEGSSLNWVVGHCLASRTRILESLGALPEGLDVSAVRGCYGRGTAPYPDAAWLLTDLLRWLEASQTQLESALSTANLSVPSESPFGALPLADLLDQFAWHEATHAGQLAVLRRVAALVGA
- a CDS encoding tryptophan-rich sensory protein, producing MTAPVDSPAAPPMRWRWYHGLAFYLAQNAVGYILGELVSQARGTPGRSRPSSFGPYFKSLRNARFAPPSEAFLPVWAVNNASAIYGLLRALNRPRGTRGRDEFLTLQALSWLDLVIWNAAYFAVRSPIHGLVLTVLLLVFTIASVWVAAFRLRDSQVALSLATLFIWLTLASPVAFFQMLWNRDDLYGVGPFANPDPRFLRRGAGREDGRNGQAAPGVHGSGSADTAATGA